A portion of the Blattabacterium clevelandi genome contains these proteins:
- a CDS encoding phosphatidate cytidylyltransferase, protein MKKKNDFLIRFFTGFIYVFMIIFSIEKGEKIFRMVMMILSFFCLFEFLVILKTNTTLIKINSFFFLFSIFLDFIVEKDIFLYIICFIPYSIIFFIIQLFSKGDSHKEKIKQISHLTFGLVYVLIPFFLASYIYSKYGKELILGTFFLIWTNDTLSYLIGIKWGKRKINISISPKKSIEGFIGGLFFCLILGILLYNIWEKKYWFILSFIIPIFSTIGDLVESTIKRSYNVKNSGVYFPGHGGFLDRLDSFIFVIPIIATIVTGIVYFF, encoded by the coding sequence ATTTTTTCAATTGAAAAAGGAGAAAAAATTTTTAGAATGGTAATGATGATATTATCTTTTTTTTGTTTATTTGAATTTTTAGTTATTTTAAAAACAAATACAACTTTAATAAAAATAAATTCATTCTTTTTTTTATTTTCAATATTTTTAGATTTTATTGTAGAAAAGGATATATTTTTATATATTATATGTTTTATTCCATATTCTATAATATTTTTTATTATTCAATTATTTTCTAAAGGGGATTCTCATAAAGAAAAAATAAAACAAATAAGTCATTTAACTTTTGGATTAGTATATGTTTTAATTCCATTTTTTTTAGCATCTTATATATATTCTAAATATGGAAAAGAATTGATTTTAGGTACATTTTTTCTTATATGGACAAATGATACTTTATCCTATTTGATAGGAATAAAATGGGGAAAAAGAAAAATAAATATATCTATATCTCCTAAAAAATCTATAGAAGGATTTATTGGAGGTTTATTTTTTTGTTTAATATTGGGAATATTATTATACAATATTTGGGAAAAAAAATATTGGTTTATTCTTTCTTTTATCATTCCTATTTTTTCTACTATTGGAGATCTTGTAGAATCTACTATTAAAAGATCTTACAATGTAAAAAATTCAGGTGTATATTTCCCTGGACATGGTGGTTTTTTAGATAGATTAGATAGTTTTATATTTGTCATACCAATTATAGCTACTATTGTTACTGGAATAGTATATTTTTTTTAA
- a CDS encoding phosphatidylserine decarboxylase family protein — protein sequence MIHKEGFPFLIYLLILILIGFFISIFIFSRVFNLFLIFFLIIFYTFFLFFFRNPKKKLSKKNSKNDKEVVSPSDGKILEIKKIFESEFLQKNCICISIFMSPFDVHVNRFPVSGKIIYVRYHPGKYFLAWNKKSSLNNERTTTVIETINKKQKILFRQIAGFLARRIILYAKENSLAKKGEEFGFIKFGSRIDIYLPLDSIIVIKKGEKVIGGETIISMIQ from the coding sequence ATGATCCATAAAGAAGGATTTCCATTTTTAATATATTTATTAATATTAATATTGATAGGGTTTTTTATTTCTATTTTTATATTTTCTAGAGTTTTTAACTTATTTTTAATATTTTTTTTAATTATATTTTATACATTTTTCCTTTTCTTTTTCAGAAATCCAAAAAAAAAATTATCTAAAAAAAATTCTAAAAATGACAAAGAAGTCGTTTCTCCTTCTGATGGAAAAATATTAGAAATAAAAAAAATTTTTGAAAGTGAATTTTTACAAAAAAATTGTATATGTATATCTATATTTATGTCTCCATTTGATGTACATGTTAATAGATTTCCAGTATCTGGAAAAATAATCTATGTTAGATATCATCCAGGTAAATATTTTTTAGCATGGAATAAAAAATCATCGTTAAATAACGAACGAACAACTACGGTTATAGAAACGATCAATAAAAAACAAAAAATACTATTTAGACAAATAGCTGGATTTTTAGCTCGCCGTATTATTCTTTATGCTAAAGAAAATTCTTTAGCTAAAAAAGGAGAAGAATTTGGATTTATTAAATTTGGATCTAGAATAGATATTTATTTACCATTAGATTCTATTATTGTTATAAAAAAGGGGGAAAAAGTTATTGGTGGAGAAACTATAATTTCTATGATTCAATAA